A genome region from Clupea harengus chromosome 7, Ch_v2.0.2, whole genome shotgun sequence includes the following:
- the LOC116221122 gene encoding arrestin domain-containing protein 3-like — protein sequence MFEETFINFTINFNALNPKVTFSGGDVVSGQVSFELSKEAKIQSIMMSLKGKANVLWHEQRQGPTSTGMGRTGRRRAGGAQGRRRTYSAELNFFSLSHIVMQTNDANGHTTVPPGKHVYPFTFQLPHGDFPSSFKGTYGKIVYSMVVAINRPWHLAKEFDTDIQFASRTDANHPHLRVPLTGANAKTLCCLWCTSGPVSLNAQLERKGYSPGETVKIIVEIGNASSRTVTPYAKLVKEEIFYTSGRQKRKYLSSVVQCRDGQSIGPHTTDVHSELMCPIPENATLTIANCQIIDVQYYVMVALKISRSTDLEIKFPISLCSIPFDANRPATAVPLQNQNPRPYPGPYPNQQPGPYPNQQPGPYPNQQPGPYPNQQPGPYPNQQPGPYPNQQPGQYPNQQPGPYPNQQPGPYPNQQPGPYPNQQPGPYPNQQPGPYPNQQPGPYPNQQPGPYPNQQPGPYPNQQPGPYPNQQPGPYTNQYVAPYPAQNPGQYPYQPQGTDPNQYPAPHHN from the exons ATGTTCGAGGAGACTTTTATAAACTTCACGATAAATTTCAACGCTTTAAATCCGAAAGTTACATTTTCGGGTGGCGATGTCGTGTCAGGCCAAGTGTCATTTGAGCTCAGTAAAGAAGCAAAGATTCAGTCCATAATGATGTCGCTGAAAGGCAAAGCTAACGTGTTATGGCATGAACAACGACAGGGTCCTACATCAACGGGAATGGGAAGAACAGGAAGAAGGAGAGCAGGAGGTGCacaagggagaaggagaacatACTCCGCCGAATTAAATTTCTTCAGCCTCTCCCACATTGTGATGCAAACTAACGATG CAAACGGTCACACAACTGTACCTCCCGGGAAGCATGTATATCCGTTTACATTCCAGCTTCCACATGG TGACTTCCCTTCGTCGTTTAAAGGAACGTATGGGAAAATTGTGTATTCCATGGTTGTGGCCATAAACCGACCTTGGCACTTGGCTAAAGAATTTGATACAGATATCCAGTTTGCCAGCCGCACGGATGCCAACCATCCACATCTTCGG GTGCCTCTTACAGGGGCCAACGCCAAGactctgtgctgcctgtggtgCACCAGTGGACCCGTGTCCTTAAACGCACAGCTGGAGCGGAAGGGGTACAGCCCAG GAGAGACTGTGAAAATTATTGTGGAAATCGGAAATGCCTCCAGTCGCACAGTCACGCCTTACGCTAAACTAGTCAAGGAAGAGATATTTTACACTTCTGGAAGGCAAAAGAGAAAATATTTATCGAGCGTTGTGCAATGCAGAGACGGTCAAAGCATTGGTCCCCACACTACAGATGTCCACAGTGAGCTCATGTGCCCCATTCCTGAGAATGCTACCTTAACCATCGCTAACTGCCAAATCATCGATGTTCAGTACTATGTGATG GTGGCTCTGAAGATTTCCCGCAGTACAGACCTGGAGATCAAATTCCCTATTTCACTGTGCAGTATTCCTTTTGATGCAAATAGGCCAGCCACAGCAGTCCCACTGCAGAACCAGAACCCACGCCCCTACCCAGGTCCGTACCCGAATCAACAGCCAGGTCCATATCCGAATCAACAACCAGGTCCATATCCGAATCAACAACCAGGTCCGTACCCGAATCAACAACCAGGTCCGTACCCGAATCAACAACCAGGTCCGTACCCAAATCAACAACCAGGTCAATACCCGAATCAACAACCAGGTCCGTACCCAAATCAACAACCAGGTCCGTACCCAAATCAACAACCAGGTCCGTACCCAAATCAACAGCCAGGTCCGTACCCAAATCAACAACCAG GTCCGTACCCAAATCAACAACCAGGTCCATACCCGAATCAACAACCAGGTCCGTACCCAAATCAACAACCAGGTCCATACCCGAATCAACAACCAGGTCCGTACCCGAATCAACAACCAGGTCCGTACACAAACCAATATGTCGCCCCATACCCTGCCCAGAATCCAGGTCAGTACCCATATCAGCCACAGGGCACGGATCCTAATCAGTACCCAGCCCCTCACCACAACTAG